In a single window of the Aridibaculum aurantiacum genome:
- a CDS encoding metal-sulfur cluster assembly factor: MKAEIIEKIKTIYDPEIPVDIYNLGLIYEVEVRPNAEVFIIMTLTTATCPAAAYLPQEVETAVREVPGVKDVHVHVVYQPKWNNSMMSAEAREALAFS; this comes from the coding sequence ATGAAAGCTGAAATAATAGAAAAGATTAAAACAATTTACGATCCTGAGATACCTGTAGACATTTACAACCTGGGACTGATTTACGAAGTAGAAGTACGGCCAAATGCTGAAGTATTCATCATTATGACGCTTACCACTGCCACCTGCCCGGCCGCTGCATATTTACCACAGGAAGTAGAAACAGCAGTACGCGAAGTGCCCGGCGTAAAAGATGTACACGTTCATGTAGTTTACCAACCCAAATGGAATAACAGCATGATGAGTGCGGAAGCAAGGGAAGCACTGGCATTTAGCTAA
- a CDS encoding response regulator → MKKVLIIEDNDEVRENTAEILELSNYEVVTAENGKIGVEKALQEKPDLIICDIMMPVLDGYGVFHLLSKHKETSSIPFIFLTAKSEKSDFRKGMEMGADDYITKPFDGIELLNAIEVRLKKSEMLQQHFKDGLEGFTDFLNSAKETGKVQLTSEERDIRSFKKKFYIYKEGERPKALYYVVSGKVKISRTNNDGKELITGIVGEGDFFGYIPILEETNYKEDAQVLEDTQVMVIPKDDFVQLVTNDMTIARQFIKIITHNILDKEEDLLNLAYNSVRQKVAYGLIQLHEKYKENENDNPILKMSRENMAQAIGIATESLIRTLGDFKDEKLIDIQTGKIQVLNEKKLRNML, encoded by the coding sequence ATGAAAAAAGTACTGATAATTGAAGACAACGATGAAGTAAGGGAGAATACGGCGGAGATACTGGAGTTAAGTAATTACGAAGTAGTAACTGCCGAGAATGGAAAAATAGGAGTAGAAAAAGCGCTGCAGGAAAAGCCAGACCTGATCATCTGCGACATCATGATGCCTGTACTGGATGGCTATGGTGTCTTCCACCTATTGAGCAAACACAAGGAAACATCTTCCATTCCATTTATTTTCCTTACTGCCAAGTCAGAAAAATCTGATTTCAGGAAAGGGATGGAAATGGGTGCAGACGATTACATCACCAAACCTTTTGATGGAATAGAACTGCTGAATGCAATAGAGGTACGGCTAAAGAAAAGCGAGATGCTGCAGCAGCATTTCAAAGATGGGCTGGAAGGCTTTACCGATTTTCTTAATAGTGCAAAAGAAACAGGTAAGGTACAGCTGACATCAGAGGAGAGAGACATTCGCAGTTTTAAAAAGAAGTTCTACATATATAAAGAAGGCGAACGCCCTAAAGCTTTGTACTATGTTGTTTCCGGTAAAGTAAAAATTTCGCGGACCAACAACGATGGCAAAGAACTCATAACCGGCATTGTAGGCGAAGGCGACTTCTTTGGTTACATTCCTATTTTAGAAGAGACCAACTATAAAGAAGATGCGCAGGTGCTGGAAGACACACAGGTAATGGTGATTCCTAAAGATGATTTTGTACAACTGGTAACAAACGATATGACCATTGCACGCCAGTTCATCAAGATCATTACGCATAACATTCTTGATAAAGAAGAAGACCTGCTAAACCTTGCTTATAATTCTGTAAGGCAGAAAGTAGCTTACGGGCTTATACAGCTGCACGAGAAGTATAAAGAGAATGAAAATGACAACCCGATCTTGAAGATGTCGCGTGAGAATATGGCACAGGCTATAGGCATAGCAACAGAGTCATTGATCAGGACATTGGGCGATTTTAAAGATGAGAAGCTGATAGATATTCAAACTGGAAAGATCCAGGTACTGAATGAGAAGAAGCTGCGAAATATGCTGTAG
- a CDS encoding PAS domain-containing sensor histidine kinase: MPFRKENNFEPENLKMVQQFEALFNHATIGIIITGTDGRIINFNRYAEQQFGYTKEELTGQLVEVLIPRKYHHKHVHYRDSFNAHPEPRAMGAGRDLHGLNKDGKEFPVEVSLSHYSIDGDNYTIAFIVDITVRKEHESVVMDQKAELEQTADKIIKLNSQLEEKVEDRTKMLREILAELEKSKDELSEALENEKELSELKSRFVTMASHEFRTPLSTILSSAYLLQKYIEADGNKKAEKHIQRIKNAVAGMKSILEDFLSLGKLEEGLIQTHLELMPYDAFLDEIQNVIQEMQALLKVGQKIALHHNGEKDVYIDKNFLRNILLNLISNAIKFSPDDAVVDVSFELNDEELIIKVSDKGIGISEEDQEHLFERFFRAKNASNIQGTGLGLHIVSKYLELMQGRIELQSKLNEGTTFIVHIPNNTTIQPPNEKSTDN; the protein is encoded by the coding sequence ATGCCGTTTAGAAAAGAGAACAATTTTGAGCCGGAGAACCTGAAGATGGTTCAGCAATTTGAAGCCTTATTTAACCACGCCACAATTGGCATAATCATTACCGGCACCGATGGCAGGATCATTAACTTCAACAGGTATGCCGAGCAGCAGTTTGGTTATACTAAAGAAGAGCTAACAGGGCAACTGGTAGAAGTGCTTATTCCTAGAAAGTACCACCACAAGCATGTTCACTACCGCGATTCCTTTAATGCGCACCCGGAGCCACGCGCTATGGGTGCAGGCCGCGACCTGCATGGACTAAACAAAGATGGAAAGGAATTTCCTGTAGAAGTCAGCCTTAGCCACTACTCTATTGACGGCGACAATTACACCATAGCTTTCATTGTTGACATTACCGTAAGAAAGGAACACGAATCCGTGGTAATGGATCAGAAAGCTGAACTGGAACAAACAGCAGATAAAATAATAAAGCTGAACAGCCAGCTGGAAGAAAAGGTAGAAGACAGAACTAAGATGCTGCGGGAGATACTGGCAGAGCTGGAAAAATCGAAAGATGAGCTGAGCGAGGCGCTGGAAAATGAAAAGGAATTGAGTGAATTGAAATCGAGGTTCGTAACCATGGCTTCGCATGAATTTCGCACACCCCTTAGTACCATCTTATCATCGGCATACCTGCTGCAGAAGTACATAGAGGCCGACGGAAATAAAAAAGCTGAGAAGCATATTCAGCGTATAAAAAATGCTGTAGCAGGGATGAAGAGCATCTTAGAAGATTTTCTTTCGCTTGGCAAACTGGAGGAAGGGCTTATACAAACCCACCTGGAATTAATGCCTTACGATGCATTCTTAGATGAAATACAAAATGTAATACAGGAGATGCAGGCACTGCTAAAAGTTGGGCAGAAGATAGCACTGCATCATAACGGGGAGAAAGATGTTTATATCGACAAAAATTTCCTGCGAAACATATTGCTGAACCTTATTTCTAATGCAATAAAATTTTCACCTGACGACGCAGTAGTAGATGTTAGTTTTGAACTGAACGACGAGGAACTCATTATTAAAGTTTCAGATAAAGGCATTGGCATTTCAGAAGAAGACCAGGAGCATTTATTTGAAAGATTTTTTAGGGCTAAAAATGCCAGCAATATCCAGGGTACCGGCCTTGGATTGCACATTGTATCTAAATACCTGGAACTAATGCAGGGAAGGATAGAACTGCAGAGCAAATTGAATGAAGGCACTACGTTCATAGTACATATTCCTAATAACACAACCATACAACCACCAAATGAAAAAAGTACTGATAATTGA
- a CDS encoding carboxypeptidase M32, giving the protein MTSMADYNIYKEKMQKIADVRYATAVLQWDQETYLPAQGATHRSRQVATLSELAHTMFTDAELGNLLNQLKTADLQPDERRNVDLSQEDYEKQTKFTPAFVRKMSEAVSAAFHAWVEARKQNDFSVFEPALTELVALKRQEAELLGYKEHPYDALLNEFEKGMTVQQLDAIFNGVKEPLRQLLQQVQQQPEPADDFLHQHFPKQQQWEWGMYLAKQLGFDFEAGRQDISEHPFTINFGSRDVRITTRIDEKDFTNMTWSTIHEVGHALYEQGLPEEMYGLPLGEYASLGIHESQSRLWENCVGRSKTFWKYYLPVLKQYFPEQLQEVELDAFVRAINKIKPSFIRTEADELTYHFHVIVRYELEKRLIEGSLQVKDIPSYWNEQYQQLLGVTVPGDKQGCLQDVHWGHGSFGYFPTYSLGSFYAAQLWKQALKELDGLEDEISNTGNCQRLLEWLRQKVHLHGRRYTSGELCELVTDEKLNSQIFLNYLQEKINSLQP; this is encoded by the coding sequence ATGACATCGATGGCTGACTATAATATATATAAGGAGAAGATGCAGAAAATTGCAGATGTGCGCTATGCTACCGCAGTTTTGCAGTGGGACCAGGAAACGTATCTTCCTGCACAAGGTGCCACACACCGTTCGCGGCAGGTGGCCACACTGTCGGAGCTGGCACATACAATGTTCACTGATGCTGAATTAGGCAACCTCCTCAACCAATTGAAAACAGCTGACCTGCAGCCGGACGAGCGGCGTAATGTAGACCTGTCGCAGGAGGATTATGAAAAGCAAACAAAGTTCACACCTGCATTTGTAAGAAAGATGAGTGAAGCTGTGTCGGCAGCCTTTCATGCATGGGTAGAGGCAAGAAAGCAGAATGATTTTTCTGTTTTTGAACCAGCACTTACAGAACTGGTGGCACTAAAGCGGCAGGAAGCAGAACTGCTGGGTTATAAAGAACATCCGTATGATGCATTGCTCAATGAATTTGAGAAAGGTATGACCGTGCAACAACTGGATGCAATTTTCAATGGTGTAAAAGAGCCTTTGCGCCAGTTGCTACAGCAGGTGCAGCAACAGCCTGAACCCGCAGATGATTTTCTGCACCAGCATTTTCCAAAGCAACAGCAGTGGGAGTGGGGCATGTACCTGGCTAAACAACTAGGTTTCGATTTTGAAGCCGGACGACAAGATATTTCTGAGCATCCGTTCACCATCAACTTTGGCAGCCGCGATGTCCGCATTACAACGCGCATTGATGAAAAGGACTTCACCAATATGACATGGAGTACCATTCACGAGGTGGGACACGCGCTGTACGAGCAAGGACTGCCGGAGGAGATGTATGGGCTGCCGCTGGGTGAATATGCATCACTTGGTATTCATGAGTCGCAGTCAAGGCTATGGGAGAACTGTGTTGGCAGGAGCAAGACCTTTTGGAAATATTATCTTCCTGTACTGAAACAATATTTCCCGGAGCAGTTACAGGAGGTGGAGCTGGATGCTTTTGTGAGGGCCATCAACAAAATCAAACCTTCTTTCATACGAACCGAAGCGGACGAACTGACGTATCATTTCCACGTGATTGTAAGGTATGAGCTGGAAAAGCGGCTGATAGAGGGTTCGCTGCAGGTAAAAGATATTCCGTCTTATTGGAATGAGCAGTACCAGCAACTGCTGGGTGTTACTGTTCCTGGTGATAAGCAAGGTTGCCTGCAGGATGTACATTGGGGCCATGGCAGCTTTGGCTATTTTCCGACCTATAGCCTTGGCAGTTTTTATGCTGCGCAGCTATGGAAGCAGGCGCTGAAAGAACTGGATGGCCTGGAAGATGAGATAAGCAATACCGGTAATTGCCAGCGGCTTTTGGAGTGGCTGAGGCAGAAGGTACACCTTCATGGCAGGCGCTACACCAGTGGCGAACTCTGTGAGTTGGTTACTGATGAAAAGCTGAACAGCCAGATATTTCTGAATTACTTGCAGGAAAAAATTAATAGTTTGCAACCTTAA
- a CDS encoding PKD domain-containing protein, with protein sequence MKARKRWLQLLQLLLIVSFASTASAQLTANFSATTTSGCPPLIVNFQDQSTGNPTSWRWDLGNGTQSVVANPIGTYFDPGTYTVKLVVRNVSNNADSIVRTQYITVHALPQPAFTASDTIGCFPLRVQFTDNSTAGAGTISSWQWDFGDGNISNQRNPLHTYNSAGNFTVILNTVNSFGCARVLTKPLYIRTTGGVRADFTHSNPASCQPPTPVSFTNTSTGTGVMSYIWHFGDGNTSTQANPVHNYTAVGVYTVRLIAVSPNGCTDTIVKPNLITVGAVQANFTRPDTVCVGAGARFTNTSTPTIVSSYWTFGDGTNSSENNPQKVYTTPGVYQVKLVNDFGACRDSITRSIVVVAKPTASFTASATNSCQTPFTVTFTNASTGATSYRWTFSNGFSSTAQNPTTTFSQPGNYTITLIARNASGCADTMQVVSMITVSPPRVTAINNLNVRGCIPYTVTPVANVQSAYPIASYNWDFGDGGTSTDINPSHTYTVPGIYTVKLVVTTSNGCRDSMVVQSAAMVGSKPTANFAAAPLDVCAYVPVYFGDSSTNGPIHEWLWDFGDGATSTLQHPNHYYDDTGHFTIRLVVFNYGCSDTLELRDYVYIRPPIANFDTAFNCNDPLTRRFTDRSIGATAWSWEFGDGNTSTVASPTHTYAAPGVYRVRLTVTNGNCSHSRERDVMVINEGGQLQVSDSIGCRNTNFNFHVANINGGNIANYTWFFDSITGPGVAGGAISMSRVYTEAGNYPAAVEMTDLLGCRDTLFTRVPVVIFGPRADFTATPSGTCFNTVVTFHDATQTDGTHPVVSWTWHYGDGTVTNYTAPPFTHTYTNNGVYDSKLVVEDSYGCKDSIVRNSVVTISRPVADFSISDSLKCPSAEVAFTNNSTGGFDVAYLWSFGDGNSSTDVNPIYAYPAQGTYTVKLVMTDRYGCSDSTERTIRIYNPTANFLMSDSFSSCPPLLVNFTNQSANYVAVNWDFGDGGNSQLENPSRMYTYPGIYNVRLTVTNTGGCTDTISNTITIQGPTGVFSYSPLTICSQGEVSFTAVADNAVNYIWDFNDGNIEFGTQPTTTHMYSNGGTYFPKLILEDAAGCKVPLVGLDTIRVLEVQTHILAQPRLICDSGIVAFSDSTITNDPVASYQWNFGDGATATGSNPTHNYNTTGWFNVSLITTTQFGCADTAVYNNFIKIASSPRVTILGDTAACEPAVFTFQGGLVAPDTSSISWSWNFGNGNVILGQNPTAQSFAAPGNYPVQLSVVNSDGCTATVATTAVVHPRPVVNAGIDTTICRFDSYTLNATGASSYTWAANSSLSCTDCASPVITPTGRDTYYVTGTSAFGCVNSDSVTINVKQPFTVSVSRNDTLCVGETRLLHARGAEFYNWTPARWLDNPTSASPRARPDSTITYTVVGSDDHDCFTDSAFVTLTVFPIPRIEILNGDVITMMVGSSQTINTRSSPDVTSWRWMPSQFLSCATCPQPVTTPNQEITYSVLASNDGRCIARDQVVVKLICDNANIYVPNTFSPNGDGMNDVFYPRGTGLYTIKSMRIFNRWGQMLFEKVNISANNASQGWDGKFNGQQVQTDVYVYVIEAICDNNTIVPIKGNVTLLR encoded by the coding sequence ATGAAAGCCAGAAAAAGATGGCTGCAGTTGTTGCAGTTATTGCTTATTGTTTCTTTTGCATCCACTGCTTCGGCACAGTTAACAGCTAACTTTTCGGCTACAACTACCAGTGGTTGTCCTCCGCTGATCGTGAATTTCCAGGATCAGTCTACAGGCAATCCTACATCATGGCGGTGGGACCTGGGAAATGGTACACAATCAGTGGTAGCCAACCCTATAGGCACATACTTTGACCCCGGCACATATACAGTAAAGCTGGTGGTTCGCAATGTCAGCAACAATGCTGACTCTATTGTTCGTACACAATATATTACCGTGCATGCGCTTCCGCAGCCGGCTTTTACAGCTTCGGATACAATAGGTTGTTTTCCGTTACGAGTTCAGTTTACAGATAATAGTACTGCAGGTGCTGGCACCATAAGTTCATGGCAGTGGGATTTTGGTGATGGAAATATTTCTAACCAGCGTAATCCATTACATACCTACAATTCTGCAGGTAATTTTACTGTTATACTAAATACCGTTAACAGCTTTGGCTGCGCAAGGGTACTTACAAAACCTTTATACATCAGAACTACAGGTGGTGTAAGAGCAGATTTCACACATAGTAACCCTGCCAGTTGCCAGCCTCCTACACCCGTTAGCTTTACCAACACTTCTACAGGTACAGGTGTCATGAGTTATATATGGCATTTTGGTGATGGAAATACTTCAACCCAGGCAAACCCGGTGCATAATTACACTGCAGTGGGTGTATATACAGTTCGATTGATCGCTGTAAGTCCTAATGGTTGTACAGATACTATTGTAAAACCTAATTTAATAACCGTTGGTGCAGTGCAGGCTAATTTTACTCGTCCTGATACAGTATGTGTGGGTGCAGGAGCAAGATTTACAAATACTTCTACGCCTACTATTGTGAGCTCATATTGGACGTTCGGCGATGGAACCAACTCTTCTGAAAACAACCCACAAAAGGTTTATACAACTCCAGGTGTATACCAGGTAAAACTGGTAAATGATTTTGGTGCATGTAGAGACTCTATTACCAGGTCAATAGTAGTGGTAGCGAAACCAACAGCATCATTTACAGCTTCTGCTACCAACTCGTGCCAAACACCTTTTACGGTAACGTTTACCAATGCGTCAACCGGTGCTACAAGCTATAGGTGGACCTTTAGCAACGGCTTTTCTTCTACAGCACAAAATCCAACAACTACTTTTTCCCAACCAGGCAATTATACCATCACACTGATTGCGCGCAATGCATCTGGCTGTGCCGATACAATGCAGGTGGTGAGTATGATAACAGTTAGTCCGCCTAGAGTAACTGCTATCAACAACCTGAATGTGCGCGGTTGTATTCCTTATACTGTTACACCCGTAGCAAATGTTCAAAGTGCATATCCTATCGCTTCGTACAACTGGGATTTTGGAGATGGCGGAACCTCTACTGACATCAATCCTTCACATACTTATACGGTTCCGGGAATTTATACAGTGAAACTCGTAGTTACTACCAGCAATGGCTGCCGCGACTCAATGGTAGTGCAATCAGCAGCTATGGTGGGTAGTAAGCCAACTGCAAACTTTGCTGCAGCACCACTTGATGTATGTGCCTATGTCCCTGTTTACTTTGGTGATAGCTCTACCAATGGACCTATTCACGAATGGCTCTGGGATTTTGGTGATGGCGCTACATCTACTTTGCAGCACCCTAACCATTATTATGATGATACAGGTCACTTCACCATCAGGCTCGTGGTTTTCAACTATGGTTGTTCCGATACACTTGAACTAAGAGATTATGTTTACATAAGACCTCCTATAGCCAATTTCGATACTGCTTTTAATTGTAATGATCCGCTTACCCGCAGGTTTACCGACAGGTCAATTGGAGCAACAGCATGGTCATGGGAATTTGGCGACGGTAACACTTCTACTGTTGCTAGCCCTACACATACTTATGCTGCGCCCGGCGTATACCGCGTAAGGCTAACGGTGACCAATGGCAACTGTAGTCACTCACGTGAAAGAGATGTGATGGTGATAAATGAAGGTGGACAATTGCAGGTGTCGGATTCTATTGGCTGCCGCAATACCAACTTCAATTTCCATGTCGCGAATATCAATGGTGGAAATATTGCAAACTATACCTGGTTCTTTGATAGCATTACAGGCCCGGGTGTAGCAGGTGGAGCAATTAGTATGTCAAGGGTTTATACTGAAGCTGGTAATTACCCCGCTGCAGTAGAAATGACAGACTTGCTAGGCTGTAGAGATACTTTATTCACTCGTGTACCTGTGGTTATTTTTGGACCTAGAGCAGATTTTACAGCAACACCTAGTGGTACCTGTTTCAATACAGTGGTTACATTTCATGACGCTACTCAAACCGATGGTACTCACCCTGTAGTTAGTTGGACCTGGCACTATGGCGATGGTACAGTTACCAATTATACAGCGCCACCATTTACACATACATACACTAACAATGGCGTCTACGATAGTAAGCTTGTTGTAGAAGATAGCTATGGCTGTAAAGACAGTATCGTACGGAATAGTGTAGTTACTATATCGAGGCCGGTAGCTGACTTCAGCATTTCAGATAGTCTGAAGTGTCCTTCTGCTGAAGTGGCTTTTACAAACAATTCTACTGGTGGATTCGATGTTGCCTACCTGTGGAGCTTTGGCGATGGCAACTCATCTACTGACGTTAATCCGATATATGCATATCCAGCACAAGGAACTTATACAGTGAAGCTTGTAATGACAGATAGGTATGGCTGTTCAGATTCAACAGAAAGAACCATCAGGATATATAATCCTACAGCCAATTTTTTGATGAGCGATTCATTTTCAAGTTGTCCGCCATTGCTGGTAAACTTTACCAACCAGTCGGCTAATTACGTGGCTGTAAACTGGGATTTTGGTGATGGTGGTAATTCTCAATTGGAGAACCCATCGCGCATGTACACTTATCCTGGAATTTATAATGTAAGGCTTACGGTTACTAACACAGGAGGTTGTACTGATACCATCAGCAATACAATTACCATTCAAGGTCCTACAGGTGTATTTAGCTATTCGCCGCTAACTATATGTTCGCAGGGTGAGGTGAGCTTTACTGCTGTTGCAGATAATGCTGTAAACTACATCTGGGATTTCAATGATGGAAATATAGAATTTGGAACGCAGCCTACCACCACACACATGTACAGCAATGGAGGCACCTATTTTCCAAAGCTGATCCTAGAAGATGCAGCGGGTTGTAAAGTGCCTTTGGTAGGACTGGATACAATAAGAGTTTTAGAGGTACAAACGCATATACTGGCACAGCCGCGGTTGATCTGTGATAGTGGCATAGTTGCCTTTAGCGACAGTACCATAACAAATGACCCGGTGGCAAGCTACCAGTGGAATTTTGGTGACGGTGCTACAGCTACCGGTAGTAACCCTACGCATAACTATAACACCACTGGCTGGTTCAATGTATCGCTGATCACTACCACGCAATTTGGTTGCGCTGACACTGCTGTGTACAACAACTTCATTAAAATTGCTTCATCTCCACGCGTTACCATTTTAGGCGATACTGCCGCTTGTGAGCCTGCAGTATTCACCTTCCAGGGAGGTTTGGTTGCTCCTGATACATCTTCCATTTCATGGTCATGGAACTTTGGAAATGGAAACGTTATCCTGGGTCAAAATCCGACAGCACAATCGTTTGCTGCACCGGGTAATTATCCTGTTCAACTGTCAGTTGTAAATAGTGATGGGTGTACAGCTACGGTAGCTACAACTGCTGTTGTTCATCCACGTCCGGTGGTGAATGCAGGTATAGATACCACCATCTGCCGCTTCGATAGTTATACGCTTAATGCAACGGGTGCCAGTTCGTATACATGGGCAGCAAATTCATCTTTAAGCTGTACCGACTGTGCATCTCCTGTAATAACACCAACCGGAAGGGATACATACTATGTTACCGGCACTTCAGCATTTGGTTGTGTAAATTCAGACTCTGTCACGATCAATGTAAAACAGCCTTTCACTGTTTCTGTCAGCAGGAATGACACCCTGTGTGTGGGAGAGACAAGATTGCTGCATGCAAGGGGTGCAGAATTTTACAACTGGACACCAGCAAGATGGTTGGATAATCCAACAAGTGCCTCACCACGTGCAAGACCTGACAGTACCATTACTTATACAGTAGTGGGATCAGATGATCATGATTGCTTCACGGATAGTGCATTTGTTACACTTACTGTATTCCCAATTCCTAGAATTGAAATATTGAATGGCGATGTGATAACGATGATGGTAGGATCCAGTCAAACGATTAACACGCGTAGCTCTCCTGATGTAACCAGCTGGAGGTGGATGCCAAGCCAGTTTTTAAGTTGCGCTACATGTCCTCAACCAGTTACTACACCTAACCAGGAGATAACTTATTCTGTACTGGCTTCCAATGATGGTAGGTGTATAGCCCGCGACCAGGTGGTGGTGAAGCTGATTTGCGATAATGCCAACATCTATGTTCCTAATACATTCTCGCCTAATGGCGATGGCATGAACGATGTGTTCTATCCAAGAGGCACAGGATTGTATACAATCAAGAGTATGCGGATCTTCAACCGCTGGGGTCAAATGCTATTTGAAAAAGTGAATATATCAGCGAATAATGCATCGCAGGGTTGGGATGGAAAGTTCAATGGGCAGCAGGTACAGACGGATGTATACGTATATGTAATTGAAGCAATCTGCGATAACAATACCATTGTTCCTATCAAAGGCAACGTAACACTACTGAGATAG
- a CDS encoding PorP/SprF family type IX secretion system membrane protein gives MTTLTRLFMVAVAIVIATAAGAQDVHFSQFFEAPLLRNPSLAGIFSGDIRFQGVYRSQWGSVTVPYNTGSFNFEYKKPIGRGDDFITTGLQVVYDKAGTTNFTTSSVLPAVNYHKSLSSDRTKYLSLGFMGGLVQRRIDRSKMTTNNHFDGRGYNPSLADGETFLNPNYTYVDGSVGLSFNSSMGANEEDNYYLGVAYHHFNNPKNSFYKNPEIEMNAKWVASAGVRYALNETSYFTLQADHTVQGSYSETIGGALYSYKLGGEDYDSPLYTVHFGAFLRWKDAIIPVVKLDYNPFSIALSYDVNVSALKTASQSRGGMELSVTYSGFFDRDNSTRNAVVCPRF, from the coding sequence ATGACCACTTTAACCAGGCTTTTCATGGTTGCTGTTGCTATAGTTATAGCTACTGCGGCCGGTGCACAGGACGTGCACTTTTCACAGTTCTTCGAGGCGCCACTATTACGTAATCCTTCTCTTGCTGGTATCTTTTCAGGAGACATACGCTTCCAGGGGGTGTACCGCAGCCAGTGGGGCAGTGTTACAGTTCCGTACAATACGGGTTCATTCAATTTTGAATACAAAAAACCAATTGGCCGTGGCGACGATTTTATCACCACAGGTCTCCAGGTGGTTTACGATAAAGCTGGAACAACCAACTTTACTACATCGAGCGTTTTGCCTGCTGTTAACTACCATAAATCTTTAAGCTCAGACAGGACCAAATATTTATCGCTTGGTTTCATGGGTGGACTAGTGCAGCGCAGGATCGATCGTAGTAAAATGACAACGAACAATCATTTTGATGGTCGTGGATACAATCCATCCTTGGCAGATGGAGAGACTTTCCTAAATCCGAATTATACCTATGTGGATGGAAGCGTAGGATTGTCGTTCAATAGCTCGATGGGTGCCAATGAAGAAGATAATTACTACCTGGGTGTGGCTTATCACCATTTCAATAATCCCAAGAACTCCTTTTACAAGAATCCTGAAATTGAAATGAACGCGAAGTGGGTAGCCTCTGCGGGTGTTCGGTATGCACTTAACGAAACTTCTTATTTCACCTTGCAGGCAGATCATACGGTTCAAGGTTCTTATTCTGAAACAATAGGTGGAGCATTGTATTCCTATAAATTAGGCGGAGAAGATTATGATAGCCCATTGTATACCGTGCATTTTGGCGCTTTCCTAAGGTGGAAAGATGCAATCATTCCGGTAGTAAAACTTGATTACAATCCATTTTCTATAGCCCTTAGTTATGATGTGAATGTAAGTGCTCTAAAAACTGCCAGCCAGAGCAGGGGCGGGATGGAATTGTCAGTAACCTATTCTGGTTTTTTCGACAGGGATAACAGCACCAGGAATGCGGTAGTTTGCCCAAGGTTCTAA
- a CDS encoding redoxin domain-containing protein — protein MEVGQKVPAITLFNTEKQEVSLNQLGTNALLLFFPLAFTSVCTAELCGIRDDIMRYKNLNATVYGISVDSLYTLAKFKEEQGLNFPLLSDFNKEASRAFDVLYDTFAFGMQGVSKRAAFVIDKEGVVQYAEVCANAGDLPDFAKINQLLEQLKG, from the coding sequence ATGGAAGTAGGACAAAAAGTACCGGCAATCACTTTATTCAATACCGAAAAGCAGGAGGTTTCGCTCAATCAATTAGGCACAAATGCGTTGTTGTTGTTTTTCCCCCTGGCGTTTACCAGCGTTTGTACAGCTGAGCTGTGTGGAATCAGGGATGACATAATGCGGTACAAGAACCTCAATGCAACAGTTTATGGCATATCTGTAGACTCGCTCTACACACTTGCCAAATTCAAAGAAGAGCAGGGCTTAAATTTTCCTTTACTCAGCGACTTTAACAAGGAGGCGTCACGTGCCTTTGATGTACTATACGATACGTTTGCATTCGGCATGCAAGGTGTAAGCAAAAGAGCTGCATTTGTGATTGATAAAGAAGGAGTGGTGCAATATGCGGAGGTTTGTGCCAACGCCGGCGACCTGCCTGATTTCGCAAAAATTAATCAGTTGCTTGAGCAATTAAAGGGATAA
- a CDS encoding T9SS type A sorting domain-containing protein produces MKYIYLILLLSFSLFANAQAGKGIDAHPELMSVKAVKFYPNPATTVIHFELLDRSERGYTLQIYNFVGKKVFEAVEIAHKTTIPLNDYFRGVYIYQLRDRTGKVVESGKFQVK; encoded by the coding sequence ATGAAATATATCTACTTAATCTTATTATTGAGCTTTTCACTTTTTGCCAATGCGCAAGCTGGCAAAGGTATAGATGCGCACCCGGAGCTTATGTCGGTAAAAGCTGTAAAGTTTTACCCAAATCCTGCAACTACAGTCATTCATTTCGAACTTCTTGACCGCTCTGAAAGGGGCTATACTTTGCAGATCTACAATTTTGTAGGTAAAAAAGTATTTGAAGCAGTTGAAATTGCCCATAAAACGACTATTCCTCTAAATGATTACTTCCGTGGCGTGTACATCTACCAGTTACGCGACCGTACGGGTAAAGTAGTTGAGTCAGGCAAATTCCAGGTGAAGTAA